The following DNA comes from Mycobacterium sp. MS1601.
CCGAGTGCCGGAAGACGTGATAACCGATGCCGCACAGGAAGGCCGCCACGAAGCCGTTGGCGCCAACAGCGAGGCTCAGCGTGTAGGCCAGCGCCGGTGCCACGACGACGATGACGCGCCCCGATTGCCGGGTGGTGAGGCCGGCCCGGTCCGCGGCGTTGGCGGCCACGGCCAGCCCGGCTCCGACGCCCAGCCCGACGACGATGGCCAGCACCGCGTGCGGCACCGCACTGCTGACCTGTTCCCAGAGGGTGTCCGCGCCGTCCTGATGGTCGGCCATCGCCAGTGCGAAGACGAAGACCGGCGAGATGATGCCGTCGTTGTACCCGGCCTCCACGTTGAGCAGTTTCCTGACGCGGGAGGGCACCTGCACGTCGCGGATGGTGTTCGGGGACGGGGCGAAGTCGATGGGCACCACAATGCAGGCGATGATCAACACGATGGGCCACGACAGCCCCGGCAGCAGCCACAGTCCCAGTGCCACAGCCAGTGCGAGACTCAGCGGCAGCGCGAGGAACAGTAGCCGCGTCGCTGACCGCGGGTAGGCCCCCAGCAGCCCGGATCGGATGGTGTTGGCGTCGACGAAGAGCAGCACCGCGAGGATGATCTGCGCAGCGTGCTCAGCGGTCTCCGAGTTCAGCGTGTCCGCGAGGGTTCCGTGCGTGGTGTACTCCACCACCGCCCCCGCGAGCACCAGCAGCAACGGCGAGGAGATGCGCAGGCGTTCCAGACGCGCCGCGGCCAGCCCCCACGCTGCCAACACGATCGAGATGACGACGATCGACAGCAGCACGCAGCAATCTAACCAGCGGCGACTGATCAGTCGCTGGGCGCCGCCACGCAGAAGGCGTTGCCGTCCGGGTCCGCGAACACCACCCAACTGAACTCGGGCCCGAAATCATGCCTGCCCGTTTCGACGGCCCCCAGCGACACCAGGCGCTGCACTTCCTGTTCGAGGTCTCGCGCCGAGAAGTCCAGGTGCACCCTGTTCTTCCCCGGCGTCGGATCCTCGACGCGCTGGAAACCCAGCCTTGGGCCCGACTCCTGTACCACCATCACGAACTCGCCCGGGGCCACCGCATTGACGGTGCCCGCCACGGCCTCGGCCCACCACTGCGCCAGACGGTCAGGGTCGGTGCAGTCGAACGTGATCATCTCCACGGCCAAGCTCATTGACGTCATGTCCGCCAGGCTAGGTCAGCCCGGTGACAGAAAAGCCCGGAGTGCCGCGGCGTAGGTGACCACATCGTGTGCCCCCATCAGCTCACGCGCCGAGTGCATGGCCAGCTGCGGGGCGCCGACGTCGACGGTGGGGATACCGGTGCGCGCCGACGTCATGGGCCCGATGGTGGAACCGCACGGCAGGTCCGCGCGGTGCTCGTAGCGCTGCAGCGGCACCCCGGCCTGGCGGCAGGCCAGCTCGAATGCCGCGGCGGTGCGCCCGTCGGTGGCGTAACGCAGGTTGGGCTGCACCTTGAGTACGGGTCCGCCGTTGACCTCGATCAGGTGACCCGGTTCGTGGCGATCCGGGTAGTTGGGGTGGGTGGCGTGGGCCATGTCGCCGGAGGCCACCAGGGAACCGGTGAGCACCCGCAGGAAGTCCTCCCGCTGTCCCCCGGCAGCGAGCACGATCCGCTCCAGCGTCGTGATCAGCAGATCGGACTGCGCGCCGTGATCCGATGTCGACCCGACCTCTTCGTGGTCGAACAGGGCAAGCACCGGGATGTGCGCTCCGGGTGCTGCGGACAGGAACGCTTCCAGCCCGGCATAGCAGGTGCCCTGGTTGTCCAGCCGGGGCGCGCTGATGAATTCTGCGTGGGTGCCCCAGACCACCGATGGTGTGAGGTCGTGGGTCATCAGGTCGAAAGCGAGCACGTCGGTGGGGTCGATGCCCGATTCGCGGGCCACGTGATCGACGAACGCCCCGGGACCGCCCGTCGCCCACACGGCGTTGACGTGCCGCTGCGGATCCGGTGACACCCCCTTGCGGTCATCGGAGAGGTGGATCGCCAGTTGCGGCACCCGCAGCAACGGCGCGTCGATCCGCACCAGGTGGTGGGAGATGCCCACACCGTCGCGAACCGACAGCCGCCCGCTGATCCCGAGGTCACGATCCAGCCAGGAGTTCAGCCATGCTCCGCCGTAGGGCTGCAGCGCCACCAACGTCCACCCCGCCACCGCCCGATCGGGGTGCTGTTTGACCCGTAGGTTGGGGCTGTCGGTGTGCCCGCCCACCACTCGGAACGGCCTGCCGGTGTCGCCTTCGCTGTTCCAGGCCACCAGCGATCCGGCGCGCAGTACGAAGTACTGACCGTTGCCCGGCCACAGCTGCGACTCCGACAGTTCGGTGTAGCCGGCGGCACGCAGCCGCGCCGCCACGGTCTCACACACGTGGTACGGCGACGGTGATGCGTCGATGAACTCACACAGGTTCTGGGGGCTAGCAGGCATATTCACCATCTTTGTCGCTCCGAACGCAGCCGTTGCCGTTAGGGTCACATCGTGCCTGACGGACAGCCCCAACCGATCCTGGCGCCGTTGACCCCTGCGGCCATCTTCATGGTGGCCACCATCGCCGACGGCGGCGAGGAGACGGTGCACGACGCGCTCGCCGACCTGTCGGGCCTGGTGCGCGCGGTTGGGTTCCGCGACCCTTCCAAGCACCTGTCGATGATCACCTCGATCGGCTCCGACGCCTGGGACCGGTTGTTCACCGGACCACGCCCGGCGCAGCTGCACCCGTTCGTCGAGATCACCGGTCCGCGCCATCATGCGCCGTCGACGCCGGGAGACCTGCTGTTTCACCTGCGCGCCGAAACCCTGGACTTCTGTTTCGAACTCGCCGGCCACGTGATCCGGTCCATGGCGGGCGCGGTGTCGGTGGTCGACGAGGTGCACGGATTCCGGTTCTTCGACAACCGGGACCTGATGGGTTTCGTCGACGGCACCGAGAACCCCGACGGCCCGGTGGCCGTCAACGCCACCGCCATCGGCGCCGAGGATCCTGATTTCGCCGGCGGGTGTTACGTCCACGTACAGAAGTACGTGCACGACATGAGCGGCTGGAACGCGCTCAGTGTCACCGAGCAGGAGCACGTCATCGGACGTAGCAAGCTCGAGGACATCGAACTCGATGACGCCACCAAACCCGCGAACTCCCATGTGGCGCTGAACGTCATCTCCGACGCCGACGGCAACGAACTCAAGATCGTCCGGCACAACATGCCGTTCGGCGAGATCGGCAAGGGCGAGTTCGGCACCTACTACATCGGGTACTCGCGTACGCCCGCGGTCACCGAACGCATGCTCAACAACATGTTCCTGGGTGATCCGCCGGGCAACACCGACCGCATCCTGGATTTCTCCACCGCACTCACCGGCTGCCTGTTCTTCAGTCCGCCGGCCGATTTCCTGGACGACCCACCGCCCCTTCCCGAAGCGGGGCAGGCGCAGGAAGCCATCGAAACACCCTCGTACCGCGGCTCATTGGCGATCGGCAGCTTGAAAGGAAGACAATGAACAACCTCTACCGCGAGCTGGCTCCTGTCACCACCGCGGCCTGGGCGGAGATCGAGCTCGAGGCCACGCGAACCTTCAAGCGCCACATCGCCGGTCGCCGGGTGGTGGATGTCAGCGAGCCGGGCGGTCCGGTCACCGCGGCCGTGAGCACCGGGCATCTGCTCGATGCACCGTCACCCAGCGACGGCGTGGTCGCCCACCTGCGGGAAAGCCGTCCGCTGGTGCGGCTGCGGGTGCCGTTCACGGTCAACCGCACCGACATCGACGACGTCGAACGCGGGTCGCAGGACTCTGACTGGGACCCGGTGAAGGAGGCCGCCCGCAAGCTCGCGTTCGCCGAGGACCGGGCCATCTTCGAGGGCTACGAGGCGGCGGGCATCGGCGGCATCCGCAAGTGCAGTTCCAACCCCGCACTCGCATTGCCCGAGGACCCGCGAGAAATCCCGGACGTCATCGCCCAGGCCCTGTCGGAACTGCGACTGGCCGGTGTCGACGGCCCGTACGCGGTGTTGCTCTCGGCGGACGTCTACACCCAGGTCGCCGAGACCACCGCCCACGGGTATCCGATCCTCGAGCACATCAACCGACTGGTCGACGGGGACATCATCTGGGCCCCGGCCATCGACGGTGCGTTCGTATTGTCCACGCGC
Coding sequences within:
- a CDS encoding family 1 encapsulin nanocompartment shell protein; translation: MNNLYRELAPVTTAAWAEIELEATRTFKRHIAGRRVVDVSEPGGPVTAAVSTGHLLDAPSPSDGVVAHLRESRPLVRLRVPFTVNRTDIDDVERGSQDSDWDPVKEAARKLAFAEDRAIFEGYEAAGIGGIRKCSSNPALALPEDPREIPDVIAQALSELRLAGVDGPYAVLLSADVYTQVAETTAHGYPILEHINRLVDGDIIWAPAIDGAFVLSTRGGDFDLQLGTDVAIGYLSHDAETVQLYLDETLTFLCYTAEASVSLSRP
- a CDS encoding M18 family aminopeptidase, whose amino-acid sequence is MPASPQNLCEFIDASPSPYHVCETVAARLRAAGYTELSESQLWPGNGQYFVLRAGSLVAWNSEGDTGRPFRVVGGHTDSPNLRVKQHPDRAVAGWTLVALQPYGGAWLNSWLDRDLGISGRLSVRDGVGISHHLVRIDAPLLRVPQLAIHLSDDRKGVSPDPQRHVNAVWATGGPGAFVDHVARESGIDPTDVLAFDLMTHDLTPSVVWGTHAEFISAPRLDNQGTCYAGLEAFLSAAPGAHIPVLALFDHEEVGSTSDHGAQSDLLITTLERIVLAAGGQREDFLRVLTGSLVASGDMAHATHPNYPDRHEPGHLIEVNGGPVLKVQPNLRYATDGRTAAAFELACRQAGVPLQRYEHRADLPCGSTIGPMTSARTGIPTVDVGAPQLAMHSARELMGAHDVVTYAAALRAFLSPG
- a CDS encoding VOC family protein, producing MSLAVEMITFDCTDPDRLAQWWAEAVAGTVNAVAPGEFVMVVQESGPRLGFQRVEDPTPGKNRVHLDFSARDLEQEVQRLVSLGAVETGRHDFGPEFSWVVFADPDGNAFCVAAPSD
- a CDS encoding Dyp-type peroxidase, with translation MVATIADGGEETVHDALADLSGLVRAVGFRDPSKHLSMITSIGSDAWDRLFTGPRPAQLHPFVEITGPRHHAPSTPGDLLFHLRAETLDFCFELAGHVIRSMAGAVSVVDEVHGFRFFDNRDLMGFVDGTENPDGPVAVNATAIGAEDPDFAGGCYVHVQKYVHDMSGWNALSVTEQEHVIGRSKLEDIELDDATKPANSHVALNVISDADGNELKIVRHNMPFGEIGKGEFGTYYIGYSRTPAVTERMLNNMFLGDPPGNTDRILDFSTALTGCLFFSPPADFLDDPPPLPEAGQAQEAIETPSYRGSLAIGSLKGRQ
- a CDS encoding cation:proton antiporter domain-containing protein: MLLSIVVISIVLAAWGLAAARLERLRISSPLLLVLAGAVVEYTTHGTLADTLNSETAEHAAQIILAVLLFVDANTIRSGLLGAYPRSATRLLFLALPLSLALAVALGLWLLPGLSWPIVLIIACIVVPIDFAPSPNTIRDVQVPSRVRKLLNVEAGYNDGIISPVFVFALAMADHQDGADTLWEQVSSAVPHAVLAIVVGLGVGAGLAVAANAADRAGLTTRQSGRVIVVVAPALAYTLSLAVGANGFVAAFLCGIGYHVFRHSADPEHELELLDDIGFLLTSAMWFVLGGVALIAYWRADLTVGIVVFCLLALTLIRMLPVELAMLRSGFPWSQRLLLGWLGPRGASSIVFGLLAFNVIEGGDENTILLILVVVVLGSVLLHGFGAPAAARAFARARSE